The DNA sequence GCGGGCGCGCCAATAAATTTAGGGTTTACAGGGTTTTTCCTGTAAACCCTTTTTTATAGGTAGGAAAAACTAGGCTTTTTGTACATTTTTTGTACATTTTTTTGAAAAGTAGTTCACAGGGGGGTCAGCTTTTCACCCTATGCCAAAAAGTTGAAGGGGGTCTATATATAAACTGGGACTTTCGGGACAATCGGGACAGACAGCCCTTTAGCCCTTGCCAGTCAAGGCTTTTCAGTGGCCCGCTTTTGAATTTTCAAAAAACAAAATCGGGACAATCGGGACAGTTCCCACTTGTGGACAGGTCCAGCGGTTTAGGTTATGGGAAATTTCAGGTAGCTTTGGGAAGCTTGTCTAGTTTTCAAGGCCCGGTTAGGGTCTAGGCAACAAGGGAATGTTCGGCTTGTTTTTTTGTGTAAAACTGGAGGTATTTTTCATGGCTTTAATCAACTGTCCCGAATGCGGAAAAAGTGTGTCAACGTCCGCAGTAGCTTGCCCTAATTGTGGCAACCCTATTTCTTCCGCCATGGACACAAAGGCAGTAGGCACCCCACTGACAACAGTCCAGGAAACGAGTAAGCGATTAAAACTTCATACCCTAGGTTCGGTTTTTCTTTTGATAGTTGGACTTGTATGGCTCATTATTGCCATTCAAGCAGAAAGTGGAAGTAACAATGTCAATACAACTATTCCAGCCTTTATGGTTTGGATTGGTTTTATCTGGTTTATTGTTACGCGGTTTAGGATTTGGTGGCACCATAAGTAATTGGTTTTGCTTTTCGTTATTGTCCTTGGTTTCATTGTTAGCCCCCTTGTGGACAGGTCGGACCCACTTTATTTTTTAAGTTAAGCTTTTCAAAAGGCTTCATGAGCCTGGTTCATTTGATTCCATTCAGGGCAACGGCCACCTCAAGCTTTACGAAGGCGAGCTTCCGGAAGAATTCCGGGCCGTCCAGGATCGTCTGGCCCGTGCCGCCCTGGACAGGGCCATCCGCGAAGAAATGGACGTGGAGGATGAATACCTGGATCTGCTCAAACGCAAGGAACGTTCCCATGCCGAGGCCCTGGAGACGACCAGAAAGGAGCTGGAAGAAGCCAGGACCAGAGAGGATGAAGCCAGGATGAAAGAAAAAGAAGCCAGGGCAAGAGAAGAAGAGGAGCGACGGCAGAAGGAATATGAGCGACGGCAGAAGGAACAGGCATTTGCAGAACTAGCCGATCTGAAACGCAGGCTGGGGAAAATGAAGAAATAATGTTCAGTCCGGAAGTGAAAGCAGGTGACAGGCACCTGTGAACCTGTTTGCGCTACCCATCCCTGCATTTTTTATTTGAGATATTTTAGTCGACCTCAAATGCATCAGAATTTTTAGGATTTAAGCCACTCGCCTTGCTGGGCACAGCCAGACTAAAAGCTTGTATAAACCCTCCACACAGGTATGTTATAAAAAGTATATTGCAATATATGGGTATATAAGATAAACATTTCTAAAAATTAGGGGCAATATATGTTTTTTAACCACCTCACAGAACAAGGCTGGTCCCTGCACCAGGCCTTGGATTTATCAGATAACTTGGTGCTTGTAGATTTTTAAGCCCGTTTCTGCCTTTTATGGCAGAGATGGGCTTTTTTGTTATTTCAAACCCAAAGGAGTTACCCGCTATGCCTTCCAACAAACCCTTCTTATCAGCCGTGATTACGTTTCTTTTTATTTTCATAGCCATACCTGCCTATTCCGGAGTGCTGTATGTCACAGAGGACGGTACAGGTGATGGCACAAGCTGGGCCAATGCCTTTGGCGATCCCCAGGAGGCTATTGAACTGGCTGCTGTGGATGATCGCTATTCACAGGTTTGGGTTGCTGCTGGGACTTATTTGCCTACGGGGCATCCGAATAGCACTTTCAGGACAAGAGAGGTTCACTTCAGCTTGAGAAATGGAGTTACTGTGTATGGAGGGTTTATTGGTAATGAGACTAAATTAGAAGAGCGGGATTTTGAAGCCAATGAGACCATATTCAGTGGGGATATTGGTGTAGAAGGTGATGATAGCGATAACACATATCATGTATTTTATCATCCGGAAGCAACGGAGATGAATGAGACCGCTATCCTGGACGGGGCGATAGTTACTAATTCAAGTTACAGTGGTTTTTATAACAACAAAAGCAACCCCAATTTAATCAACGTTATCATAAATATGAACAAAGGGGGTGGAATTTATAACATAAGCAGTAATCCCATTTTAACCAACGTTACTATAAGCAATAATAGCAATATAAGTAGAGGTGGAGGAATGTATAACTCAAACAGCAATCCCACCTTAAAAAACGTTATTATAACTGATAATGAAGCATCCGGTATGGGCGGTGGTATTTATAACTCCGACAGCAATCCTACTTTGATCAATGTTATTATAAGTAATAATAGCAGTAATAGTGAAGGAGGTGGAATTTATAACTACTCCAGCGACCCCACTCTTACAAAGGTTACCATACGTGAGAACAATGCATTATCTGGCGGCGGTATTTATAATTTATACAGTAATCACATTCTAACCAATGTTATCGTGAATGGAAATGAAGTGTCAAATAATGGGGGCGGAATTTATAATTCATCCTGCAATCCTACTTTGATTAATGTTACTATAAGCAATAATAAAGCATCAATTAGTGGTGGTGGAATATATAATGGTCCTAGACCTGTATGGCAAGCTTCCCCGAGTAACCCTACTATGACAAATGTCACTATAAGCAATAATCATGCTGAAGAAGGCGGAGGTATATTTAATACAAGAAATAGCAATCCTATACTCATGAATACCACAATCACAAATAATTCTGCTACTTACGGTGGAGGAATGCTCAACGAAGACAGCAACCCTGTAATCAAAAACAGTATTTTCTGGGGTAACTCAGCAACAGGCTCTGGAGATGAGCATATTAATGCTGGAACATCCTCACCAGAGGTTTCCTGGTCTATCTTTGCCGGGGGCTACCCAGACGGCACAAACATAATCACAGACGATCCGCTCCTCCAACCCCTGGCAGACAATGGCGGCTTCACTAAGACACATGCCATACCCTCAGACAGCCCTGCCTATGCAATTCCTGAAAGTGCTGGAGATGGAGACTGGAATGATGCTCCTTATATAGACCAGAGAGGTATGCTTAGAGCTACAAGTGGCTACAGAGCTATAGGTTCTTATGAGGATGCAGACCCTGATGAAGAAAAGCAGAATGCAATAGCTATTTTTAACGCAGCTGAATCACTTTATCCAGACTGGTTTTACCCTCAAGGCCAATCCACTCAGGAATATGATGGATATGAGCACAGGATGTTTTACCGATATTACCCCGAAAAGGATATCTTTCTGCTGACCTATGATGCGGTGGTGTATTATCATTATGCAGGCAGATACTATCAATGGGGAACGGTTCAGGAATGGTTGGAGTGGATGGAATAGTGTACTTAAGTTAAAGAATAAAAATAATCATAGTAATTTTTAATCAACGGAGGAGCACACATGAAAAAACGTTTAATCTCAATTCCAATGAGCATACTTGCTTTATTTTTACTCATGATGTTTACTGCACCCTCTGTTATGTCAGAGGCCTACTACCCCTTCCCGGACACAGGCCAGTTCTACTGCTATAATTCTGGCCATAACGAAACATATTGCGATTCAATTCAACCAGGGGAGTTCATGTATGGACAGGATGGACACTATCAACCGAGACTACCTCGCTCATATTCAAAATTAGGCTATGGCGGGGTCGAGCTGTCAGATGATGAACGTCATGTGGACCATGGAGGTCGTTGGATCATGACCAGAGATAATATCACTGGACTAATTTGGGAGGTCAAGACCAACGACAACAAGGATGAGACATATAACTGGCAAGATGCCAAGGACCAGTTTATTCCCCGATTGAACAATGAGGAATTCGGGGGATTTGATAATTGGCGTGTGCCCAACAGACAAGAACTTGCCTCTCTGGTTAATCGCGGACTGAGCTATCGGGCTATTAATACTGACTACTTTCCTAATACAGTGTACAGATACTGGTCGGCTACTACATCCAGCAGCAGCACAAGCGATGCTTGGGTGGTAGGTTTTTTAACTGGCTCAGTGAATACAACTTATGAAAAATCAGATAGTTTTTACGTTCGAGCTGTGCGTGGTGGGCAAATAACAAGCAACTTTGTTGACAATGGCGATGGTACAGTGACAGATACAACTACAGGCTTGATGTGGCAGCAGAATACTGCTCCCGGGACTTATCAGTGGTCTTCTGCCCTTTCGTACGCTGAAAACCTTGAATTAGCCGGATACGATGACTGGCGACTTCCAAACATCAATGAACTGCAAACTTTGGTGGATGATACTGCCTATAGACCTGCTACATACAGACTTTTTCTACCTTATACGAGTTCGTCTAATTATTGGTCGTCCACTACCTATGACTCCAGAACTGATGGTAAGTGGGTGGTTGGCTTCACAGGTGGGGGTGTAGGTTGGAGTACCGTGCGCAATACTTTTCGAGTGCGAGCCGTGCGAGGGGGGCATTCGACAATTGGGGCTTTGGTTGTCAACTCTACACGAGTAAATAACGTAGACATCACTGCAAGTCCTTCAGACTATGGAGGCACGACCAACTACACCCACACGAACATCCCCAACGGCACGCAGATCACCCTGACTGCACCAACCACCCACGGTAGTGCGAGATTCTCGTCCTGGAGCGGATGTGACTCAACGAGTACGGCTGAAAGGACTTGTTCTGTAACCATAGATGGGGATCAGGCTGTGACTGTGAATTATGTTTGGGATACCTACACCATTTCTCTTTCGGCCAGTCCATCTGAAGGAGGAGCTGTCTCAGGCGGTGGAACCTATGATGCTGGAGAACAGGCAACAGTCAGCGCCCAGGCCAATGACGGATATGAGTTTGTGAATTGGACTGAAGGTGGCAGCGAGGTCTCTACAAGTAGCAGTTACAGCTTTACAGTAAGTAGTAACCGTACTCTGGTAGCTAATTTTAACGAGATACCCTCTGACACCTACACCATCTCCCTTTCAGCCAGTCCTTCTGATGGAGGAACAGTCTCTGGTGGTGGAACATATGAGCAAGGTCAGAGAATTACAGTCAGGGCACAGGCAAATGATGGATACACGTTTGTGAACTGGACTGAAGGTGGCAGTGAGGTCTCTACAAGTAGCAGTTACGGCTTTACAGTAAGCAGTAACCGTACTCTGGTAGCTAATTTTAACGAGATACCCTCTGACACCTACACCATCTCCCTCTCAGCCAGTCCATTTGAAGGAGGAACAGTCACTGGTGAGGGAACTTTTGAAGATGGCCAGAGAGTTACTGTCAGCGCCCAGGCAAATGATGGATACACGTTTGTGAA is a window from the Desulfonatronovibrio magnus genome containing:
- a CDS encoding zinc ribbon domain-containing protein — translated: MALINCPECGKSVSTSAVACPNCGNPISSAMDTKAVGTPLTTVQETSKRLKLHTLGSVFLLIVGLVWLIIAIQAESGSNNVNTTIPAFMVWIGFIWFIVTRFRIWWHHK
- a CDS encoding DUF1566 domain-containing protein; this translates as MKKRLISIPMSILALFLLMMFTAPSVMSEAYYPFPDTGQFYCYNSGHNETYCDSIQPGEFMYGQDGHYQPRLPRSYSKLGYGGVELSDDERHVDHGGRWIMTRDNITGLIWEVKTNDNKDETYNWQDAKDQFIPRLNNEEFGGFDNWRVPNRQELASLVNRGLSYRAINTDYFPNTVYRYWSATTSSSSTSDAWVVGFLTGSVNTTYEKSDSFYVRAVRGGQITSNFVDNGDGTVTDTTTGLMWQQNTAPGTYQWSSALSYAENLELAGYDDWRLPNINELQTLVDDTAYRPATYRLFLPYTSSSNYWSSTTYDSRTDGKWVVGFTGGGVGWSTVRNTFRVRAVRGGHSTIGALVVNSTRVNNVDITASPSDYGGTTNYTHTNIPNGTQITLTAPTTHGSARFSSWSGCDSTSTAERTCSVTIDGDQAVTVNYVWDTYTISLSASPSEGGAVSGGGTYDAGEQATVSAQANDGYEFVNWTEGGSEVSTSSSYSFTVSSNRTLVANFNEIPSDTYTISLSASPSDGGTVSGGGTYEQGQRITVRAQANDGYTFVNWTEGGSEVSTSSSYGFTVSSNRTLVANFNEIPSDTYTISLSASPFEGGTVTGEGTFEDGQRVTVSAQANDGYTFVNWTEGGSEVSTSSSYSFTVNADRYLTANFNQAGDDFGSLRVNILPSEAVEAGAQWRRVDTGTWYNSGYREAGIPSGTYYVEFRSIEGWQTPDNQEVAISEGRTTVIWPEYTREEHHAAYIIGAFPSGIRYFNPQSRAWVDWFPFTGTTAIVATDLDNDGTDDLIGVWPGSGMWAYQSSIDDWQLLTTYFPEKMSTGDMTGNGQEDIIASWSQFGAYYRDSVSGSWPQLVGLAPDTFDAGDITGDGFDQFVGSWEGYGIYTRDRNDNWVHLTTVHTPVLAVGDMTGDGRADIPCSWPEWGVYYMNSTTGTWEWLHDNHAELLTTGDISGDGNEELVAVFDDGVWVYYQEANTWERISQDRPSAITTGMVFTQDGPFQE
- a CDS encoding right-handed parallel beta-helix repeat-containing protein → MPSNKPFLSAVITFLFIFIAIPAYSGVLYVTEDGTGDGTSWANAFGDPQEAIELAAVDDRYSQVWVAAGTYLPTGHPNSTFRTREVHFSLRNGVTVYGGFIGNETKLEERDFEANETIFSGDIGVEGDDSDNTYHVFYHPEATEMNETAILDGAIVTNSSYSGFYNNKSNPNLINVIINMNKGGGIYNISSNPILTNVTISNNSNISRGGGMYNSNSNPTLKNVIITDNEASGMGGGIYNSDSNPTLINVIISNNSSNSEGGGIYNYSSDPTLTKVTIRENNALSGGGIYNLYSNHILTNVIVNGNEVSNNGGGIYNSSCNPTLINVTISNNKASISGGGIYNGPRPVWQASPSNPTMTNVTISNNHAEEGGGIFNTRNSNPILMNTTITNNSATYGGGMLNEDSNPVIKNSIFWGNSATGSGDEHINAGTSSPEVSWSIFAGGYPDGTNIITDDPLLQPLADNGGFTKTHAIPSDSPAYAIPESAGDGDWNDAPYIDQRGMLRATSGYRAIGSYEDADPDEEKQNAIAIFNAAESLYPDWFYPQGQSTQEYDGYEHRMFYRYYPEKDIFLLTYDAVVYYHYAGRYYQWGTVQEWLEWME